CCTCCGCCACGCGTTTCAAAGTCGCACGCACCCAAGCGCGGTCGCTCCCGTACCGCACCGGCAGAAGCAGTTCGTCCCAGAGGAACGGGAAGTTGGACGAGTAGTTGAACACGGGTTCCTTGAAGACGAAGCTGTTTGCGATCGTGACGAGACGCCCATTGTAGAGATCGCCCTTGACCCAGCCCCCGGTCTCCATGAGCGTGGTACGGAGCATCCCGATGTCGATCACGTCCCCGACGATGCCCCTCAACTGAACACGATCGCCGGACCGGTAGTAGCCGCCCGCCATGATCGCGACCCAGCCGGCAAAGCTCGCGATCACCTCCTGAAGGGCGAAGGCGATGCCGGCGCCCGCGACGCCGAAGGCCACCGTGAGCCCGCCGAGGCGGTCGCTGTAGACCACGGTGGCCGCAAACGCCGCCACGAACAGGGAGAGGAAGCCGATGAACTTGCGCAACCGATATCGGGCGGCGGTATCCGCCACGTTCCGAGTCACCACGCTGAGCGCGATGCGCGAAACGACCAGGATCACGAGCCACGCGACGCCCAGGGTCAGCGCCGCTCGGGCTTCGGGCTGCTGCCACCACTGCATGGCCGATTATGGCCACCGGACACGCCTGTCCAGCAGGCGTGGCACCCGACACGGGCACCAACACCTTGGCGGATGGGTGCGGATGGGTGCCACGCCCGCTCGACGGGCGTGCAATTAGCCCGTGCTCTGCATGGCAGCGGCGATCCCTGCCAGCGTCTGCAACATGGCCGAACGGACGTGCGGATCGACGGACCCCTCGTCCAGAAGGTCCATCAACACGATCTGGATCGCGTTGATCGGCTCCACCAGCGGATTGCGGAAAGCCACGGTCTTGCGGATGGTCTTCGCCCCAGCGAGCAGCTCTTCGCCGGTGACGGAGCGCACGGCCTCCAATGTCGCCGCCCACTCGCGCTCGATCATCGCGCGCACGTCGGGACTCGCGCCGTGCCGCTCCGCGCGGGCGCCGTAAAGCCGCGCCGTCTCCATGTGCGTGCGTACAAGTTCAAGCTGCGCGTTGTCCACGACCGTGCGGAAGAACGGCCACTCCCGGTACAGGCGGCCCAACTCGGCACGCGCCTGGGACGGGACCTGGGACATCGCTGCGCCGAGCCCGAACCACCCCACGACGAGATAGCGGGACTGCACCCACGCGAAGTTCCACGGGATCGCGCGCAGGTCGTCCAGGCCCACGAGGCGATCGCCGCTCCGCCCGACGGGCCGGCTCGCGATCGGCAGGAGGCTGATCTGCCGGATCGGGGTTCCCTGGATGTAGAAGTCCCAGAACAGGGGATTGTCTTGCACCAAGCCCCTGTAGGCGGCGCGCGAGGTTGCAGCCAACTCGTCGACGCGGTACAGACTCTCGGCCGGCACCGGTTTCCCAGGGATTCCCGCGGATTTGAGCACGGCTGCGACGATCTGTTCGAGATGCCGTTCCGCGAGCGCGGGAAGGCCGTACCGGAAGGAGATCACTTCGCCCTGTTCGGTAAATCGGATCTGCCCGCAGAACGAGCCCGGCGGTTGGCTGGCGATCGCCTGGTTCGCGCGTCCCCCTCCGCGTCCCACCGTGCCGCCCCTGCCGTGGAAGAATCGCGTGCGCACGCCGTGCCGGTCCCCGGCCGCGGCGAGCGCGTCCTGGGCCCGGTACAGCGCCCAGTTTGCAGCCAGATAACCGCCGTCCTTGCTGCTGTCGCTGTAGCCCAGCATGATCTCCTGGACTCCACCCTGGGCGGCGACGTGTTCCCGCACCCTCGGCAGCGCGAGCCACTCCTCGAGCAGTTGCGCTCCCCTCTGCAAATCGTCGACGGTCTCCAGAAGGGGGACGTACTCGAGCGCGTCCGCGCCCCACGG
The genomic region above belongs to Fimbriimonadaceae bacterium and contains:
- a CDS encoding mechanosensitive ion channel family protein, producing the protein MQWWQQPEARAALTLGVAWLVILVVSRIALSVVTRNVADTAARYRLRKFIGFLSLFVAAFAATVVYSDRLGGLTVAFGVAGAGIAFALQEVIASFAGWVAIMAGGYYRSGDRVQLRGIVGDVIDIGMLRTTLMETGGWVKGDLYNGRLVTIANSFVFKEPVFNYSSNFPFLWDELLLPVRYGSDRAWVRATLKRVAEEEVGEFARNAKGGWKTLSRSYLIEEAQVEPMITMVANDNWMEFTIRYVVDYKLRRTTRDRLYTKILDAFEASKGRALVASTTIELVSPATESEPAEKD